In Triticum urartu cultivar G1812 chromosome 6, Tu2.1, whole genome shotgun sequence, the following proteins share a genomic window:
- the LOC125512543 gene encoding transcription factor ILI5, protein MSSRRSSRGAISEEEINELMSKLQSLLPNSRRRGSSQASTTKLLKETCSYIKSLHREVDDLSDRLSDLMSTMDHNSAEAEIIRGLLRS, encoded by the exons ATGTCGAGCAGAAGGTCGTCGCGCGGCGCCATCTCCGAGGAGGAGATCAACGAGCTCATGTCCAAGCTCCAGTCTCTGCTCCCCAACTCCCGCCGCCGCGGCTCCAGCCAG GCGTCGACGACGAAGCTGCTGAAGGAGACGTGCAGCTACATCAAGAGCCTCCACCGGGAGGTGGACGACCTCAGCGACCGGCTGTCGGACCTCATGTCGACCATGGACCACAATAGCGCCGAAGCGGAGATCATCCGCGGCCTCCTCCGCTCGTGA